The proteins below are encoded in one region of Thermus caldifontis:
- a CDS encoding heavy-metal-associated domain-containing protein, protein MNRVLIGIRGEPTPEGMERILVALKGLPGTSQVQATGPAQILVEYDPQVLTVMDLLRTIREQGFLAGML, encoded by the coding sequence ATCCGGGGGGAGCCCACCCCTGAGGGCATGGAGCGGATCCTTGTGGCCTTAAAGGGCCTTCCAGGCACCTCCCAGGTCCAGGCCACCGGCCCCGCCCAAATCCTGGTGGAGTACGACCCCCAGGTCCTCACAGTAATGGACCTCCTCCGCACCATCCGGGAACAGGGCTTCCTGGCGGGGATGCTCTGA